A DNA window from Pogona vitticeps strain Pit_001003342236 chromosome 2, PviZW2.1, whole genome shotgun sequence contains the following coding sequences:
- the GPBP1 gene encoding vasculin, which produces MAQHDFAPAWLNFPTPPSSTKTSLNFEKHSENFSWTDNRYEINRRRHNSSDGFDPCSGRSNGGHFGRKERNGWRSQGRNGTENTNHRGAYHSAGSRARTSSFQSGKSQGLHESNTSECGSLKKKEKEEPKQFEAEDFPSLNPEYEREPNQNKSLAAGVWEYPLNPKSRSPRMLVIKKGSTKDLQISGFPVGGNVHSQSVKNGTGTSVYKGFVPKPVIPPVKTSQWKCQTREKLGSSFPHDSTYGIGNFSTFKSTAKIVGSQNSVKECNRSNSSSPVDKLGQPRLTKLTRMRSDKKSEFLKTLKRDRVEEEHDENCVGQEKDDDDEFNLHNSSSGHSERDINRNFENEIPQENRKSAVISQQIIRSSTFPQNDVLSSSLEAEHRLLKEMGWQEDSENDETCAPLTEDEMREFQVISEQLQKNGLRKNGILKNGLTCDFKFSPWKNSTFKPSLENEDTETSSSDTSDDDAV; this is translated from the exons ATGGCGCAGCATGACTTTGCTCCAGCCTGGCTTAATTTTCCTACTCCACCATCATCGACAAAG ACATCACTGAATTTTGAGAAACATTCTGAGAACTTTTCATGGACAGATAATCGTTATGAAATTAACCGCAGGCGGCACAACTCTTCTGATGGTTTCGATCCTTGTAGTGGGCGTTCAAATGGAG ggcattttggaagaaaagaaagaaatggttggCGTTCTCAAGGCAGAAATGGCACGGAAAACACAAATCACAGAGGGGCATACCATAGTGCAGGTTCACGTGCTCGCACCAGCAGCTTTCAGTCAGGAAAAAGCCAGGGGTTGCATGAAAGCAACACATCTGAATGTGGgagtttgaaaaagaaagaaaaagaagaacccAAACAATTTGAAGCTGAAGATTTT CCATCCTTGAACCCTGAATACGAGAGAGAACCAAACCAGAATAAATCATTAGCTGCAGGTGTTTGGG AATATCCTCTGAATCCTAAATCTAGATCTCCACGAATGTTGGTTATTAAAAAAGGCAGTACAAAAGATTTACAGATATCTGGATTCCCTGTGGGAGGAAACGTTCATTCACAGTCAGTCAAAAATGGAACTGGTACAAGCGTCTATAAAGGTTTTGTTCCAAAACCTGTCATTCCACCTGTGAAG ACTTCACAATGGAAATGTCAGACAAGAGAAAAACTTGgttcttcatttcctcatgattCTACATATGGTATTGGAAATTTTAGTACTTTCAAATCTACTGCCAAGATTGTGGGATCACAGAATTCAGTGAAAGAG tGTAATCGGTCAAATTCTTCATCCCCTGTTGATAAACTTGGCCAGCCCCGCTTAACCAAATTGACTCGAATGCGCTCTGATAAGAAGAGTGAATTCCTGAAGACACTGAAACGTGATCGTGTGGAAGAGGAACACGATGAGAATTGTGTTGGGCAAGAAAAG gatgatgatgatgaatttaaTTTACACAATAGTAGCAGTGGTCACTCAGAGAGGGATATCAACCGTAATTTTGAAAACGAAATTCCTCAAGAGAATAGAAAATCTGCAGTGATATCTCAGCAGATCATCCGATCTTCAACGTTTCCTCAGAATGATGTCCTTTCAAGCTCACTTGAAGCAGAGCATCG ATTGTTAAAGGAGATGGGTTGGCAGGAAGATAGTGAAAATGATGAAACATGTGCTCCACTAACTGAGGATGAAATGAGGGAATTTCAGGTCATTAGTGAACAG CTACAAAAAAATGGCCTTAGAAAAAATGGTATTCTAAAAAACGGCCTCACCTGTGACTTCAAATTCAGCCCCTGGAAAAACAGCACTTTTAAACCATCGCTTGAGAATGAAGACACAGAGACGAGCAGCAGTGACACATCAGATGATGATGCGGTGTGA